In Ostrea edulis chromosome 10, xbOstEdul1.1, whole genome shotgun sequence, one genomic interval encodes:
- the LOC125650616 gene encoding uncharacterized protein LOC125650616, giving the protein MKGKTVTYFQCLDTASQGRYKKKLSLLNLDQCPYETEKGKWEDNMKMWPDVMYPDIFTYLIDSPGVHTKDAMKAYKSLQSYNYFLSGYVQTVFSIRIGKDKVLFKANVNHSQRTTEPPCKVWCAVKTTGDILSSHCDCMAGLGEVCSHVAAMLFKTEACVRLGYKESCTSVTCKWNATFTKKVNPVPVVEMDFSKPKRTDINNNATPTVKSRRAAKVTKPTLEEEEKFFSELAKNFKSVVLTTHDVHHTKFLPAPLQNLHKKKSLPQLLKDVIYDEKYADRSHQDLRSDAKEVFKKISVTSEEAAYLETVTQTQSDCLTWHEQRAGRISASKVHSVLHTNQEKPGVSVLKSICNATFNSGRTSVPSLGWGLEHEADAIAVLEAVMSQLHVNFKISKCGLYINPQFPYLAATPDRTVSCDCCGNGIVEVKCPYSLRDNKDILEVNDTYFVHNTLKSSHSYFTQVQTQLNVCDVNYGYFVLWTPNGSLISLEKKSGVWFEEKEPDLRAFYVKHVMPSLMSGRVDQQRPALKTMTNNKPLYCVCDGEEDDREMVRCSNYRRCNKVWFHLECISLVKAPKGYWLCPLCKK; this is encoded by the exons ATGAAAGGGAAAACGGTGACCTATTTCCAATGTTTAGACACAGCAAGTCAGGGAAGATACAAGAAAAAACTCTCTCTTTTGAATTTAGACCAGTGCCCGTACGAGACTGAGAAGGGAAAATGGGAGGACAACATGAAAATGTGGCCTGATGTGATGTACCCCGACATTTTCACGTACTTGATCGACAGCCCCGGGGTGCACACGAAGGACGCTATGAAAGCCTACAAAAGCCTCCAGAGCTATAACTACTTTCTGTCTGGGTATGTACAGACTGTATTTTCCATACGGATTGGGAAGGACAAAGTGCTTTTCAAAGCGAATGTCAACCACAGCCAACGGACAACAGAACCTCCCTGTAAAGTATGGTGTGCTGTAAAGACGACGGGAGACATTTTGTCTAGTCATTGTGACTGTATGGCAGG GCTAGGAGAAGTATGCTCGCATGTGGCTGCCATGCTATTTAAGACTGAAGCCTGTGTACGTCTTGGATACAAGGAGTCCTGCACATCTGTGACATGCAAATGGAATGCCACATTTACTAAAAAG GTTAACCCGGTTCCAGTGGTTGAAATGGATTTCTCAAAGCCCAAAAGAACAGACATAAACAACAATGCGACCCCTACTGTGAAATCCAGACGAGCTGCCAAAGTGACAAAGCCTACATTGGAAGAAGAGGAGAAATTCTTTAGTGAGCTTGCTAAGAATTTCAAGAGTGTTGTGTTAACGACTCACGATGTCCACCACACAAAGTTTCTCCCAGCTCCACTCCAGAACCTCCATAAAAAGAAGTCCCTTCCACAACTGCTTAAGGATGTGATATATGATGAGAAGTATGCAGACAGATCCCACCAAGACCTTCGTTCAGATGCCAAGGAAGTATTTAAGAAGATCAGTGTTACAAGTGAGGAAGCTGCCTACTTAGAAACTGTGACTCAAACTCAGTCCGACTGTTTGACCTGGCATGAACAACGCGCAGGAAGGATTTCAGCCTCCAAAGTGCACAGTGTCCTGCATACAAATCAAGAAAAACCAGGAGTGTCGGTGTTGAAGTCCATATGTAATGCTACATTTAACTCAGGAAGGACTTCAGTTCCATCTCTTGGGTGGGGACTTGAACATGAGGCAGATGCCATTGCTGTTCTGGAAGCTGTAATGTCTCAGTTACATGTAAACTTCAAAATTTCCAAATGTGGCCTGTATATTAACCCCCAATTTCCATATTTAGCTGCCACCCCAGACAGAACTGTGTCATGTGATTGCTGCGGGAATGGAATTGTTGAGGTGAAATGCCCGTACAGCTTAAGGGACAACAAGGACATCCTAGAAGTGAATGACACTTACTTTGTTCACAACACTTTAAAATCTAGCCACTCCTACTTTACCCAGGTTCAGACTCAACTCAATGTTTGTGATGTTAACTATGGATATTTTGTGTTGTGGACACCGAATGGATCACTAATTTCTCTTGAGAAAAAAAGCGGTGTTTGGTTTGAGGAGAAAGAGCCAGATCTCAGAGCATTTTATGTTAAGCATGTAATGCCCTCACTTATGTCTGGTAGGGTTGATCAGCAACGTCCTGCTCTAAAGACTATGACAAACAATAAACCTTTGTACTGTGTTTGTGATGGAGAGGAGGATGACCGTGAAATGGTGAGATGCAGTAACTACAGGAGATGTAACAAAGTTTGGTTTCATCTTGAGTGCATATCCCTTGTGAAAGCGCCTAAAGGATATTGGTTGTGTCCTCTGTGCAAAAAGTGA
- the LOC130051064 gene encoding uncharacterized protein LOC130051064, with amino-acid sequence MVKSCVAVNCTNRWGTELNGVKLGFFRIPNANKFPEKRKAWVSAINRDGYEPKKDDVICGAHFLTGKPSDDSAHPDYVPQIFIHSPTPQRKLEDDLVRYEKQKKRVKDKIETTNRSHAHVDMSYNVPACVYIVSVITH; translated from the exons atgGTCAAGAGTTGTGTTGCTGTCAACTGCACAAACAGATGGGGCACCGAACTGAATGGGGTTAAACTTGGGTTTTTCCGCATTCCAAATGCCAATAAATTTCCGGAGAAAAGGAAAGCATGGGTGTCAGCTATAAACAGAGATGGCTACGAACCAAAAAAAGATGATGTGATCTGCGGAGCTCATTTCCTAACcg GCAAACCATCTGATGATTCTGCTCACCCAGATTATGTACCACAAATCTTTATACACTCTCCTACTCCTCAGAGGAAACTAGAAGATGATCTTGTGCGATATGAGAAGCAGAAGAAAAGGGTGAAAGACAAAATAGAAACAACAAACAGGAGTCATGCTCATGTTGATATGTCATATAATGTTCCTGCTTGTGTATATATTGTTTCTGTTATTACTCATTAA